The Lytechinus pictus isolate F3 Inbred chromosome 10, Lp3.0, whole genome shotgun sequence genome includes a window with the following:
- the LOC129270548 gene encoding uncharacterized protein LOC129270548, protein MLFKALLSGTSLLLFVLLVTQRSDGSTLPEEFHPHEELVDLKGDEREILTAFRQYLDSSLRNYQRELHTTYSQNTLEFNRRKKRELLVNEDLSWDIQFEASFSTDISIIKYFESDGDHYVIVGFNKVDEGIYKVDAEIYKYSSGAFSPTGVTFTTNGVNDIEPFLLEGKTYIAVANGQFDANRYQGFSQVLTFDPSVPSVRHVQYFYTFGAAALEAFIYEGDTYLGIANGRVDSHNKYQTSTVIYRFAGAHFDQVASVRTVGASDIAHTILGYDLYIAIAQYQDDDGIYDKGTLFYHMYVDPSTVEGDVTMIKKQVLASSAPTSLKFFVHYGYNYLAISNHLEVADGVESTLTDSSIYWWASDEQLIEYQTISTDGAISFEYLDLEYDPKLLVAVDRTGLRFFEFTDDAAWEETDTNLYLYESSTRLSDVHLEAFSMDSTDYIAISSELFWTTEHRNLTESNFFSFVHVNDTTVTNVTEGIYLPSCIRELTEKTAEGITNITDLTDELSKRGFSKTNEHQVINSNIVITGTARLPALKTKTLTIESEQEYEVDPALIEAIDDNGADSTALQAHPPNFVTKSTEQTIEGSITLSAPKTIVSGNAQANSFTADDNYINEIDLSYIDTNALRLTGSQTMTGQADFFTDVTVGTSVTVSGDINSITVPDDVMDKPSSQTVAGSKTFNANVNINANVDIKGNINDLDLNTDVVLSSRSATVAGAKTFFQQISLSQPMSVSAGKTVDTVDVSEFSSLVLSIESGGVITGDVDFDSTVDIPGDVSIDGSLINDVDFTSAYNDAVFYDTEQTITVSKTFLNDMKSKDDVTVDGEVNGVDISESVFTLSGTQTIDTQMVIVDGGVTAKQDVNLTGTVNGIDLSEEAVFSDIVQTITGTVIFTKDIVVAGNTIVTEGTTVDGVDISAYAETAIKIIDEPQSMAGVKTFSKTVTVSGSITVSGDVNGVDIEDLYDDVLAKGREQTFEVEVEATGSVELSGAVTLQSTIDDLTIPDDFVLLGESGNIGGYKTFSGLVSISGALTMGDTKTINGEDLSAFNANILKISGNQELSTAGISFDSALSIGGDVTVSGTVEGHTIPTDLVLLAEDEEISDCKTFSDANVVISGDISTPDLDVTGTVDMVDIDTLYSDAVKTASGGYCTIAGRKTFLNFEVTGETSVEGTVDGVNLLTLTNTAVYLAGAQDVAGDKSFSAGTTITGNVAVTNHVNSVDFAQKAGDVIYKDTIGEIRGAKTLSGGLAVTGDMDVDGLINGVNVTLLDETYLSKQYEQTLDGKKTFTQSLTLANLDLASGKTLDTVDPSNFLLLDDDETLSNTVSFSKAVTIQGSVDVEGLINTVDIEELDNKTVRLTGKSQSVSGVKSFPSITVNNNIVIDPGLVDGVDVSDLSDRVLRSTVDNDISVRTVFEGAVTVSGNLLTEALTGGVNLTNLFQDAVLLSEDITLDGTVVFDSTAVTTMENMVFEDDLDVLVNLAQSTLEVLMTTTIRASTDQNITGNVVFDDNLVLQDCLNIDGTTDSIDISEHAVLKSSEQTISSCTRFGTGFRVDGDMTVGGTVDDVNLATLVSSRVTYSTEQEITGVWAFDDVTVSGNVTIDGTLNEIDVGDDLVTLHKNAVITGTKSFTANLEVITDLDTAEINDIDVIELKNLVVLNEGTFSISGEKTFESPISITANTDVTGYVNCVDVGLLDDKYEIISGDFYNELSQLNESMREHCISASTMQTSIGDHPLLLTNWEDLQDIDNPAAGQFHSVGLEDGNTLVGLAETYNSAVDRCIGTQLYLCPANKLECFEVLDTLLPAATAVYLYRYEGETFIVLLPSQQVGQCEDRSDDEVDILTVLKLENEDYSVTLTAPHALGVSMFEIDGKLFMAVANYRDVSTHNTDLNSTVYVYNNVTENFDVFQEIWTHGAFAVTHLKWKGITWLCFANNVLDFKSPIYVYDSQENKFVIDEKMGTNHASHVSMFLIDDVPFAAISSEKLIGEESEAEFHREITILAYQNGKWSVVEGIETYGIIDTVAFAIDHFVYFVGVSLEGGDLTIYEWHSAGMFELYQSIPFSNQYSAHAFVHNHEMLLALARPAFTSIDIYSWKSKIMKAVIRGKTKGTVLKAW, encoded by the exons ATGCTCTTCAAGGCTCTTCTAAGTGGCACATCATTGCTGCTCTTCGTGCTGCTGGTGACCCAAAGATCTGATGGCTCAACACTCCCAGAAGAGTTCCATCCCCATGAGGAACTGGTGGACTTGAAGGGAGACGAGAGGGAGATCCTGACTGCCTTCAGACAATACTTGGATTCCTCTCTCCGAAACTACCAAAGAGAACTGCATACAACCTACTCCCAAAATACACTGGAGTTCAACAGGCGCAAGAAACGAG AATTACTCGTCAATGAGGACCTCTCATGGGACATCCAGTTTGAAGCAAGCTTTTCAACAGACATCTCCATCATCAAGTATTTTGAAAGTGACGGTGATCATTATGTCATAGTTGGTTTCAACAAGGTTGATGAAGGGATATACAAAGTGGATGCAGAGATCTATAAGTATTCTTCTGGAGCGTTTTCCCCGACAG GAGTGACGTTTACAACGAATGGGGTGAATGATATTGAACCTTTTCTTCTCGAAGGAAAAACCTACATAGCCGTGGCCAATGGTCAGTTTGATGCCAATAGGTATCAGGGATTTTCACAGGTATTGACTTTTGACCCCTCAGTCCCTTCGGTCAGACATGTCCAGTACTTCTACACCTTTGGAGCTGCTGCTTTAGAAGCCTTCATCTACGAAGGAGACACGTATCTAGGAATCGCGAACGGTCGGGTGGACTCTCATAACAAGTATCAGACTTCAACCGT GATATACAGATTTGCTGGAGCTCATTTTGATCAGGTGGCATCGGTTCGAACAGTAGGAGCAAGTGATATAGCTCATACAATCTTGGGATATGACCTATACATCGCAATAGCACAGTATCAGGACGACGATGGGATTTACGATAAAGGCACCTTATTTTACCACATGTATGTGG ATCCGTCAACGGTTGAGGGTGATGTCACAATGATTAAAAAGCAAGTACTGGCCAGCTCCGCCCCTACGTCTCTCAAATTCTTCGTGCATTATGGATACAACTACCTTGCTATCAGCAATCATCTTGAGGTCGCAGATGGTGTAGAAAGTACATTGACTGATTCTTCAATTTATTGGTGGGCATCGG aCGAACAGTTGATTGAATACCAGACGATAAGCACGGATGGGGCCATTTCCTTTGAATATTTAGATTTGGAGTATGATCCGAAGCTACTTGTAGCAGTTGACCGGACT GGACTTCGATTCTTCGAGTTTACCGATGATGCTGCATGGGAGGAGACTGATACGAATCTCTATCTCTACGAATCTTCTACCAGACTTTCTGATGTTCATCTCGAAGCATTCAGTATGGATAGCACCGATTATATAGCGATATCTAGCGAGCTATTTTGGACAACTGAACATCGAAATCTGACAGAGTCCAACTTCTTTTCATTCGTGCACGTCAATGACACaa CTGTGACAAACGTCACTGAGGGTATTTATCTGCCCAGCTGCATCAGAGAGCTCACAGAAAAGACTGCGGAAGGTATAACTAACATCACAGACCTCACAGACGAATTATCCAAAAGGGGATTCAGTAAAACAAACGAACACCAAGTTATCAACAGCAACATTGTGATCACAG GAACAGCTCGACTTCCTGCCCTGAAAACCAAAACGCTAACGATTGAGAGTGAACAGGAATACGAGGTAGACCCTGCATTAATTGAAGCTATAGATGACAACGGTGCTGATTCTACGGCCCTCCAAGCCCATCCTCCAAACTTTGTTACCAAATCAACAGAACAGACCATAGAAG GTTCCATAACATTGAGTGCTCCGAAGACAATTGTCAGTGGCAATGCCCAGGCGAACTCCTTCACGGCAGACGATAATTACATCAATGAGATCGATCTATCATATATCGATACTAATGCATTAAGACTTACCGGTTCACAGACTATGACGGGGCAGGCGGATTTTTTTACTGACGTCACAGTAGGGACAAGCGTAACGGTGTCGGGGGATATCAATTCTATAACCGTGCCAG ATGACGTGATGGACAAACCGTCATCTCAGACCGTTGCTGGCTCAAAAACCTTTAATGCTAATGTCAACATTAACGCAAACGTTGACATTAAGGGTAACATCAACGACCTGGATTTGAACACCGATGTTGTGTTGTCAAGCCGAAGTGCCACAGTCGCTGGTGCTAAGACATTTTTCCAACAAATCAGCTTAAGTCAGCCCATGAGTGTATCGGCAGGAAAAACAGTGGATACG GTTGATGTATCCGAGTTTAGCAGCCTTGTTCTGTCTATTGAAAGTGGCGGTGTTATTACCGGTGATGTGGATTTTGATAGTACCGTCGATATCCCAGGAGACGTATCGATAGATGGAAGCCTCATCAATGATGTCGATTTTACCAGTGCATATAACGATGCTGTGTTTTATGATACCGAACAAACTATAACAG TTTCTAAGACGTTCCTCAATGACATGAAGAGCAAAGATGACGTCACCGTCGATGGTGAGGTTAACGGTGTGGATATATCTGagagtgtgttcacattgtcaGGAACACAGACCATTGACACACAGATGGTGATCGTTGATGGCGGTGTAACAGCTAAACAGGATGTGAACTTGACTGGGACGGTGAATGGGATCGATCTATCTGAGGAAGCCGTCTTCTCGGACATTGTCCAAACTATAACAG GAACTGTGATCTTCACGAAAGATATTGTTGTGGCTGGGAATACCATAGTTACCGAAGGAACAACCGTAGATGGGGTCGATATTAGCGCGTATGCAGAAACGGCTATCAAGATCATTGATGAACCACAGAGCATGGCTGGAGTGAAAACATTCTCTAAGACCGTAACAG TATCTGGCAGCATCACGGTCTCCGGTGACGTCAACGGTGTGGACATCGAGGATCTATACGATGACGTCTTGGCGAAGGGTAGGGAACAAACATTTGAAGTAGAGGTGGAAGCCACGGGCTCAGTCGAATTATCGGGAGCCGTCACCCTACAGAGTACCATTGATGACCTTACTATCCCAGATGACTTTGTACTTCTTGGTGAAAGTGGAAATATAGGCG GTTACAAGACTTTCTCTGGTCTAGTTTCTATATCTGGAGCTCTAACAATGGGCGATACAAAAACGATCAATGGCGAAGACCTCTCTGCATTTAATGCAAAT ATCTTGAAGATAAGTGGAAATCAGGAACTGTCGACAGCTGGAATATCTTTTGACTCTGCATTGTCCATCGGTGGTGACGTAACCGTATCTGGAACAGTTGAAGGTCACACAATACCAACCGACTTGGTTCTACTCGCTGAGGATGAAGAGATTTCAG ATTGCAAGACGTTTAGCGACGCGAACGTTGTCATATCAGGAGACATAAGCACGCCTGATCTCGATGTGACTGGGAccgttgacatggttgatatCGATACGCTGTATAGCGATGCTGTAAAGACGGCTTCTGGGGGATATTGTACTATCGCTGGAAGGAAGACCTTCCTAAACTTTGAAG TGACAGGTGAAACATCAGTCGAAGGGACGGTTGATGGAGTCAACCTATTGACCCTGACGAACACCGCCGTATATTTAGCTGGCGCGCAGGATGTTGCCG GTGATAAATCGTTCTCAGCTGGAACCACGATAACGGGTAATGTTGCAGTTACAAACCACGTGAATTCGGTTGATTTTGCGCAGAAAGCCGGTGACGTCATCTACAAAGATACTATTGGAGAAATACGGGGCGCGAAGACGTTGTCTGG AGGCTTGGCAGTCACTGGTGATATGGATGTAGATGGTTTAATTAATGGTGTGAATGTAACTCTCCTTGATGAAACCTATCTATCTAAGCAGTATGAACAGACCCTTGATGGAAAGAAGACATTCACACAATCACTAACTTTAG CAAACCTAGATTTAGCCAGTGGAAAGACGCTAGACACTGTAGATCCGAGCAACTTCTTACTCTTGGATGATGATGAAACCCTAAGTAATACCGTATCATTCTCTAAAGCTGTAACCATTCAAGGAAGTGTGGACGTTGAAGGACTTATAAATACAGTGGATATAGAGGAG CTTGATAATAAAACAGTTCGACTCACAGGAAAAAGTCAGAGCGTTAGTGGTGTGAAATCTTTCCCTTCTATCACAGTCAATAACAATATCGTCATAGATCCCGGTCTAGTTGATGGTGTAGACGTATCAG ACCTCTCAGACAGGGTTCTGCGCTCTACAGTAGATAACGATATCAGTGTCAGGACAGTGTTTGAGGGCGCTGTAACAGTATCAGGGAATCTCTTGACAGAGGCCCTGACAGGAGGAGTCAACCTAACGAACCTCTTCCAAGATGCGGTCTTACTTAGTGAAGACATT aCGCTTGATGGAACTGTCGTCTTCGATTCGACAGCTGTGACGACGATGGAGAACATGGTGTTTGAAGATGATCTTGATGTCTTGGTGAATCTAGCCCAGTCGACCCTTGAAGTCCTGATGACCACCACGATACGAGCATCTACTGATCAGAACATCACCGGGAATGTTGTCTTTGATGATAACTTAGTTCTACAAGACTGTCTGAATATTGATG GCACTACTGACTCTATCGACATATCGGAGCACGCTGTACTGAAAAGCTCCGAACAGACCATATCAAGCTGTACAAGGTTTGGCACTGGTTTCAGAGTGGATGGTGATATGACAGTTGGGGGCACTGTTGATGACGTCAATCTGGCCACATTAGTTAGTTCAAGGGTTACATACTCTACTGAACAAGAAATTACAGGTGTATGGgcatttgatgacgtcacagtGAGtg GTAATGTAACTATCGATGGAACCCTCAACGAAATCGACGTGGGCGACGATCTCGTGACTTTGCACAAGAACGCTGTGATCACAGGCACCAAGTCCTTCACAGCCAACCTCGAAGTCATCACCGATCTCGACACTGCTGAAATAAATGATATCGACGTTATAGAACTGAAAAACCTGGTGGTGTTGAATGAAGGCACATTCAGTATCTCGGGTGAAAAG ACTTTCGAGTCCCCAATATCTATCACAGCTAATACTGACGTCACGGGTTACGTAAATTGCGTCGATGTTGGTCTCCTGGAtgataaatatgaaatcatatCAGGAGATTTCTACAATGAGTTGTCTCAGCTGAACGAGTCTATGAGGGAACATTGTATTTCGGCTAGTACCATGCAAACTTCAATCGGCG ACCACCCTCTCCTCCTGACCAACTGGGAGGATCTCCAGGACATTGATAATCCTGCAGCCGGACAGTTTCATTCTGTGGGTTTGGAGGATGGCAACACCCTGGTCGGCCTTGCTGAAACCTACAACTCTGCAGTCGATAGGTGCATTGGGACACAGCTCTACCTCTGCCCCGCCAACAAGCTGGAATGCTTCGAGGTCTTGGACACCTTGCTTCCTGCAGCTACTGCCGTGTATCTATACCGATATGAGGGCGAGACGTTCATTGTGCTTCTACCAAGCCAGCAGGTTGGGCAATGCGAGGACCGTTCCGATGATGAAGTGGATATCTTGACTGTGCTGAAGCTTGAAAATGAGGATTACAGTGTAACCCTAACTGCTCCGCATGCTCTTGGGGTTAGCATGTTTGAGATCGATGGAAAACTCTTTATGGCTGTTGCGAACTACAGAGATGTTTCAACTC ATAACACTGACCTCAACTCGACTGTTTATGTGTACAACAACGTTACAGAAAACTTTGATGTTTTCCAGGAGATTTGGACCCACGGAGCATTTGCTGTTACCCACCTCAAGTGGAAAGGCATCACTTGGCTCTGCTTTGCTAATAATGTTCTAGACTTCAAGTCACCGATATATGTTTATGATTCCCAAGAAAACAAG